A stretch of the Macaca mulatta isolate MMU2019108-1 chromosome 14, T2T-MMU8v2.0, whole genome shotgun sequence genome encodes the following:
- the MMP1 gene encoding interstitial collagenase, with amino-acid sequence MHSFPPLLLLLFWGVVSHGFPATLETQEQDVDLVQKYLEKYYNLKNDGRQVEKQRNSGPVVEKLKQMQEFFGLKVTGKPDAETLKVMKQPRCGVPDVAQFVLTEGNPRWEQTHLTYRIENYTPDLPRAAVDQAIEKAFQLWSNVTPLTFTKVSEGQADIMISFVRGDHRDNSPFDGPGGNLAHAFQPGPGIGGDAHFDEDERWTNNFREYNLYRVAAHEFGHSLGLAHSTDIGALMYPSYTFSGDVQLAQDDIDGIQAIYGGSQNPVQPTGPQTPKVCDSKLTFDAITTIRGEVMFFKDRFYMRTNPFYQEVELNFISVFWPQLPKGLQAAYEFADRDEVRFFKGNKYWAVQGQNVLPGYPKDIYSSFGFPRTVKHIDAALSEENTGKTYFFVANKYWRYDEYKRSMDPGYPKMIAHDFPGIGNKVDAVFMKDGFFYFFHGTRQYKFDPKTKRILTLQKANSWFNCRKN; translated from the exons ATGCACAGCTTTcctccactgctgctgctgctgttctggggtgtggtgtctcacggcTTCCCAGCGACTCTAGAAACACAAGAGCAAGATGTGGACTTAGTCCAG aaatACCTGGAAAAATACTACAACCTGAAGAATGATGGGAGACAAGTTGAAAAGCAGAGAAACAGTGGCCCAGTGGTTGAAAAATTGAAGCAAATGCAGGAATTCTTTGGGCTGAAAGTGACTGGGAAACCAGATGCTGAAACCCTGAAGGTGATGAAGCAGCCTAGATGTGGAGTGCCTGATGTGGCTCAGTTTGTCCTCACGGAGGGGAACCCTCGCTGGGAGCAAACGCATCTGACCTACAG GATTGAAAATTACACGCCAGATTTGCCAAGAGCAGCTGTGGACCAGGCCATTGAGAAAGCCTTTCAACTCTGGAGTAATGTCACACCTCTGACATTCACCAAGGTCTCTGAGGGTCAAGCAGACATAATGATATCTTTTGTCAGGGGAG ATCATCGGGACAATTCTCCCTTTGATGGCCCTGGAGGAAATCTTGCTCATGCTTTTCAACCAGGCCCAGGTATTGGGGGGGATGCTCATTTTGATGAAGATGAAAGGTGGACCAACAATTTCAGAG AGTACAATTTATATCGTGTTGCGGCTCATGAATTTGGACATTCTCTTGGACTCGCTCATTCTACTGATATTGGGGCTTTGATGTATCCCAGCTACACCTTCAGTGGTGATGTTCAGCTAGCTCAGGATGACATTGATGGCATCCAAGCCATATATG gAGGTTCCCAAAATCCTGTCCAGCCCACCGGCCCACAAACTCCAAAAGTGTGTGACAGTAAGCTAACCTTTGATGCTATAACGACGATTCGGGGAGAAGTGATGTTCTTTAAAGACAG ATTCTACATGCGCACAAATCCCTTCTACCAGGAAGTTGAGCTCAATTTCATCTCTGTTTTCTGGCCACAACTGCCAAAAGGGCTTCAAGCTGCTTACGAATTTGCCGACAGAGATGAAGTCCGGTTTTTCAAAG GGAATAAGTACTGGGCTGTTCAGGGGCAGAATGTGCTACCCGGATACCCCAAGGACATCTATAGCTCCTTTGGCTTCCCTAGAACTGTGAAGCATATCGATGCTGCTCTTTCTGAGGAAAACACTGGAAAAACCTACTTCTTTGTTGCTAATAAATACTGGAG GTATGATGAATATAAACGATCTATGGACCCAGGTTATCCCAAAATGATAGCACATGACTTTCCTGGAATTGGCAACAAAGTTGATGCAGTTTTCATGAAAGACG gatttttctatttctttcatggaACAAGGCAATACAAATTTGATCCTAAAACGAAAAGAATTTTGACTCTCCAGAAAGCTAATAGCTGGTTCAACTGCAGAAAAAATTGA